The Paramisgurnus dabryanus chromosome 6, PD_genome_1.1, whole genome shotgun sequence genome has a window encoding:
- the LOC135767219 gene encoding uncharacterized protein isoform X1 yields the protein MNVNMFKCNTLWCVYGIVSGVNVLQMAVIKEETEGIITEPGPYQIKTEDAHEEKDLKLDVDKLADVEEHRHQNPQNLITGEKTVNCLQSENNVLPKRIRKPGSKTCHYCNKSFRYNVCLSRHLRSHTGETPFSCQQCGKRFTQKGNLYSHMRIHTGETPFTCELCGRGFTQKDSLTRHMRTHTGENPFTCHHCGKSFSQKPTLTSHLRIHTGEKPFTCHHCKKSFRQKLTLTNHLRIHTREKCFICHKCGTNFRSIEELNRHKTIHIREQPFTCTLCKNTFSSDRNFERHMMFHTEEKPFTCPQCGEGFTTKGSFVIHVRFHNGEKRFTCPACGKKFAHQGNFKNHIRCHTGEKPFVCLQCPESFSYLKDLRTHLKNHDEEEGLQCLECGKMYVKMKNFTKHQLIHSKETEKLLNCDKCSRRFGSRSQLTTHLESHADEVKPYVCVLCGKTNGSKILKVTRIDMPVMHLV from the exons ATGAATgtaaacatgtttaaatgtaATACTCTGTGGTGTGTGTATGGGATCGTAAGTGGTGTAAATGTGTTACAGATGGCGGTTATTAAAGAGGAGACTGAGGGCATTATTACAGAACCTGGACCATACCAAATAAAGACTGAAGATGCTCACGAAGAAAAAG acCTAAAATTGGATGTTGACAAACTTGCTGATGTGGAGGAACATCGACATCAGAATCCTCAGAATTTGATAACAGGAGAGAAAACTGTCAATTGCTTACAGAgtgaaaataatgttttgcCAAAAAGGATCAGAAAACCAGGATCCAAAACCTGCCATTACTGCAATAAAAGTTTCAGATATAATGTGTGTCTTTCTCGCCATTTGAGAAGTCACACAGGAGAGACTCCTTTCTCTTGTCAGCAATGTGGTAAGAGATTTACTCAAAAAGGAAACCTTTATAGTCATATGAGAATTCACACAGGAGAGACTCCTTTCACCTGCGAACTATGTGGAAGGGGTTTCACTCAAAAAGACAGCCTGACAAGACATATGAGAACGCATACTGGAGAAAACCCATTCACCTGCCAtcactgtggaaagagtttctcaCAAAAACCGACGCTCACAAGTCACCTGCgaattcacaccggagagaaaccttTCACCTGCCATCACTGTAAAAAGAGTTTTAGACAGAAATTAACACTTACGAATCACTTAAGAATCCACACTAGAGAAAAATGCTTTATATGTCATAAATGCGGGACAAATTTCAGAAGCATAGAAGAGCTTAATAGACACAAAACAATCCACATCAGAGAGCAGCCTTTCACCTGCACCCTGTGCAAAAACACCTTCAGTTCAGATAGAAACTTTGAGCGTCACATGATGTTTCACACCGAGGAGAAACCTTTCACGTGCCCTCAATGTGGAGAAGGTTTCACAACTAAAGGAAGCTTCGTGATTCACGTAAGATTTCACAATGGAGAGAAGCGTTTTACATGCCCTGCGTGTGGAAAAAAATTTGCCCATCAAGGGAACTTTAAGAATCACATAAGATGTCACACCGGAGAAAAGCCTTTCGTTTGTCTTCAGTGTCCGGAGAGTTTTTCCTATCTAAAAGATCTGAGGACTCATTTAAAAAATCACGATGAAGAAGAAGGATTACAGTGTCTTGAATGTGGAAAGATGTATGTAAAGATGAAGAATTTCACCAAACATCAGCTGATTCACTCTAAAGAAACTGAGAAACTGTTAAATTGTGATAAATGTTCGAGAAGATTTGGCTCACGCTCACAACTAACAACACACCTGGAAAGTCACGCAGATGAAGTGAAACCCTACGTATGTGTTTTGTGTGGAAAGACAAATGGCTCAAAAATTTTGAAGGTCACCAGAATAGACATGCCAGTGATGCATCTAGTATAG
- the LOC135767219 gene encoding uncharacterized protein isoform X2 — translation MAVIKEETEGIITEPGPYQIKTEDAHEEKDLKLDVDKLADVEEHRHQNPQNLITGEKTVNCLQSENNVLPKRIRKPGSKTCHYCNKSFRYNVCLSRHLRSHTGETPFSCQQCGKRFTQKGNLYSHMRIHTGETPFTCELCGRGFTQKDSLTRHMRTHTGENPFTCHHCGKSFSQKPTLTSHLRIHTGEKPFTCHHCKKSFRQKLTLTNHLRIHTREKCFICHKCGTNFRSIEELNRHKTIHIREQPFTCTLCKNTFSSDRNFERHMMFHTEEKPFTCPQCGEGFTTKGSFVIHVRFHNGEKRFTCPACGKKFAHQGNFKNHIRCHTGEKPFVCLQCPESFSYLKDLRTHLKNHDEEEGLQCLECGKMYVKMKNFTKHQLIHSKETEKLLNCDKCSRRFGSRSQLTTHLESHADEVKPYVCVLCGKTNGSKILKVTRIDMPVMHLV, via the exons ATGGCGGTTATTAAAGAGGAGACTGAGGGCATTATTACAGAACCTGGACCATACCAAATAAAGACTGAAGATGCTCACGAAGAAAAAG acCTAAAATTGGATGTTGACAAACTTGCTGATGTGGAGGAACATCGACATCAGAATCCTCAGAATTTGATAACAGGAGAGAAAACTGTCAATTGCTTACAGAgtgaaaataatgttttgcCAAAAAGGATCAGAAAACCAGGATCCAAAACCTGCCATTACTGCAATAAAAGTTTCAGATATAATGTGTGTCTTTCTCGCCATTTGAGAAGTCACACAGGAGAGACTCCTTTCTCTTGTCAGCAATGTGGTAAGAGATTTACTCAAAAAGGAAACCTTTATAGTCATATGAGAATTCACACAGGAGAGACTCCTTTCACCTGCGAACTATGTGGAAGGGGTTTCACTCAAAAAGACAGCCTGACAAGACATATGAGAACGCATACTGGAGAAAACCCATTCACCTGCCAtcactgtggaaagagtttctcaCAAAAACCGACGCTCACAAGTCACCTGCgaattcacaccggagagaaaccttTCACCTGCCATCACTGTAAAAAGAGTTTTAGACAGAAATTAACACTTACGAATCACTTAAGAATCCACACTAGAGAAAAATGCTTTATATGTCATAAATGCGGGACAAATTTCAGAAGCATAGAAGAGCTTAATAGACACAAAACAATCCACATCAGAGAGCAGCCTTTCACCTGCACCCTGTGCAAAAACACCTTCAGTTCAGATAGAAACTTTGAGCGTCACATGATGTTTCACACCGAGGAGAAACCTTTCACGTGCCCTCAATGTGGAGAAGGTTTCACAACTAAAGGAAGCTTCGTGATTCACGTAAGATTTCACAATGGAGAGAAGCGTTTTACATGCCCTGCGTGTGGAAAAAAATTTGCCCATCAAGGGAACTTTAAGAATCACATAAGATGTCACACCGGAGAAAAGCCTTTCGTTTGTCTTCAGTGTCCGGAGAGTTTTTCCTATCTAAAAGATCTGAGGACTCATTTAAAAAATCACGATGAAGAAGAAGGATTACAGTGTCTTGAATGTGGAAAGATGTATGTAAAGATGAAGAATTTCACCAAACATCAGCTGATTCACTCTAAAGAAACTGAGAAACTGTTAAATTGTGATAAATGTTCGAGAAGATTTGGCTCACGCTCACAACTAACAACACACCTGGAAAGTCACGCAGATGAAGTGAAACCCTACGTATGTGTTTTGTGTGGAAAGACAAATGGCTCAAAAATTTTGAAGGTCACCAGAATAGACATGCCAGTGATGCATCTAGTATAG